Sequence from the Streptomyces kaniharaensis genome:
CCTCAGGGTGCTGTGCGAGGCGGGGCTGGTCCAGGACGCGGGAACGCGGCGGGTGCGCGGCGGCACCGAGAAGTACTACCGGCGGACCGCCGGGCGACTCCTCGTCGCCGAACCGCAGGCCGAGGGCACGGCCGCGCTGCTCGGTGCCGTCGCCCAGGAGTTGGACCGCTCACCCGTCGACCACGTCCTGACACTGCGTCACCTCCGGCTCAGCCCGGCCAAGGCAGCGCGGCTCGCCGAGGCGCTGGCCGCACTGGTCGACGAGACGGAGGAGGATTCGGAGGGCGAGCCGGTGCACGGCCTCCTGGTGACGCTCTACCAGCAGGCCAGGACGTAGGGTCGGTCTGCTGAAGATCGTGTTGCGGTACGACTAGCTCCGTTTTCTTTGGACCAGCGGGCGGACCGGATGAAGATGCCCGCGATGTGGGGTCCGGCCTGGAAGACGGCGGCGGTCTTCTCGTAGCAGGAGTGAACGAACCACCCCGGCACCGCACCCGGTCCGGCCGCGTGCCGGGCCGGACCGGGTGCGGGCGTCAGCTGGTCTTGAAGGCGGTCGCGCCGATGGTGTACCAGTCGCTCATCAGCTGGCCGTTCGCCGTGTAGGAGTGGGAGATCACGCCGTCGGCGCTGCCGATGGCGAAGACCTCGGCCGCCTCCTCTCCGGCGTCGGCGTGTCACTCCGGTGGCGCGGCTGTTACGCCCCCGAGACGGAACGAGGCGAACTGGTGGGCGAGAGCGGGACGTCCTGAGGGGTGATCGGACGGGTTGACCGGATACCGTCCGCTGAGCCGGAGGGGTGGACCATGCGGGTGGGCAGGGGGTTGGCGGTGGCGGCGACGGTGCTGGCGTTGGGGCTGGGGGCGGCGGCGTGCAACGACGACGTGTCCTCGACGTCCGCGGCCTCGCCGGCGGCCTCGGGAGCAGCGGGATCGAACGGGGCCGGGGCGGCCGGGGCCTCGGCGAAGCCGGCCGCTTCTGGTGGGTCCGGCGCGTCGGTCACGCCCGCAGCGCCGGCGTCTCGCGGCGGGAACGCCGCGGACCGCTGCCACACGGCCGACCTGAAGGCGGACATCCAGATGCAGCCCATCTCCGCCGTCGGGCCCACCGCGATGGTGATGCTCACCAACAAGAGCTCGCGCACCTGCACGGTCCACGGCTACCTCGGTTACGGCGGGCTGCTGGCCGACAACGGCGCGGTGGTGACCGGCAGTTCACGGGTCGCCCACCCCGGCCAGCCGGTCGAGGTCACCCTCAAGCCGGGCGTCTCGGCGTTCTCCGGCCTCAAGTGGTCCTCCTGTGACAAGGCCGAGCCGACCTGCAAGGTTCTGGGCGGCATCACCGTCACCCCGCCCGACGAGACCACCCAGCTCACCGCCAACCTCATCGGCATCGACGGCAAGCCGGTCCAGCAAGTGCTGACCGTCTCCGCCGCCGGTTTCACGGTCGGCTCCCTCCAGCCGATCAGCCAGGGCGTGGTCTTCGCCTCCTGAGGCCCGCAAGGAACCCGCTGACTCGAGTCGGCGAGCTGCCGCGGCCGGTGCTGCCCGCGCTCCTTGTCGGTGGGCAGGGGCAGTCACAGCGGCCCGAGGTCCTCCTCCTCGCGGGCGGGTCGAGCAGGACGGCCGCGCTCGGCGTGGGCGGTGCGGGCTGCCCGCAGGCGTTCCTGGCCCTCGCGGTGGGCGGCTTCGGCCTTGCGCCTGGCGCGGCAGAGGTAGCAGGTGCCGTCCTTGCGGTACGTCCGGTAGCCGTGGGCCTCCTGGAGGCATGCCATCCGCCCGACATGGCAAAAGCGCTGAGCGCCTGCCGGGCCTCCTCGGTGGTCGTGGTCCTCGACTGCTGCTTCTCCGGCCGGGCGCAACTCGGAAGCCGATCGCCGCAGCAGTTCACGCTCCCGCCCGCCCACGGCATGTATCTGCTCGGCTCAACCGAACAGCTCGCCCTGGCGCCGGAGGACGAGCAGTACACCACCTTCACCGGCGCGCTGATCAAGCTGCTCGACGAGGGCGATCCGCGCGGCCCGCGCCTGCTGACCCTGGACGCCGCGTACGAGTACCTGTTCCGCACCCTGCGCGCCCGGCACGGCCCGCTGCCCCGCCGCCAGGCCGGAGACCGCTCGGGCACTCTGGTACTCGCCGTCAACCCGGCCCAGCCCGAGCCGGTGGGCGAGGACGAGCCGGAGCCGTCCCCGGGCCGCTGCCCGTACCTGGGCCTGGAGTCCTTCGCCGTGGACGACGCGGATTTCTTCTGCGGGCGGGAGCAGCTGGTCGACGCTCTGGTACGGGCCTGCGCAAAGGCACTGGCCGAGCGGCAGCCGCTGATCGTGGTCGGGCCGTCCGGCGCGGGGAAGTCCTCGGTGCTGCACGCCGGACTGGTCGCCACGCTGCGCCGGGGCGTGCCGGAGCTGCCCGGCTCGGCCGGGTGGCCCAGTCTGTTGCTCAGGCCCGGGGCGCACCCGTTGCGGGGCCTGGCCGCCGCGCTGCACCCGAACGGCGCCGCCGGCACCGAGTCCCTGCGTGCGGACCCGGATTCGGCGGCCGCGCTGGCCGCCGAGGCGCTCGCGAAGCAGTCCGGCAAACGGCTGGTCCTGGTGGTCGACCAGTTGGAGGAGCTGTTCACCGTCTGCCGGAGCCGGTCCGAGCGGACGGCCTTCCTGGCCGCGCTCTCGGCCCTCGCCGCCGGCTCGGCGGCCCTGGTGGTCCTGGCGCTGCGGGCCGATTTCTACGGCCAGGCCCTGGAGTATCCGGAGCTGGCCGCTGCGCTGCGGGACCACCAGGTGCAGGCCGCGCCGATGCGGCCGGAGGAACTGCGCGCGGCGATCGAACGGCCTGCCGCCCTGGCAGGGCTGACTCTCGACGAGGGCCTGGCTGACCTGCTGATGCACGAACTGGGCGCCACCCGGCCCACCGGCCCGGAGCCCGGCACGCTGCCGATGCTCTCCCACACCCTGTGGGCCATCTGGCAGCGGCGTCGCGGCGCCCGGCTGACCGTGGCCGGCCTGCGGGCCACCGGCGGGATCACCCGGGCGATCGCCGCCACCGCCGACGACGCGTACGACCGGCTGGACGAGGCCGGCCGGACAGCCCTCCGCCGGATGCTGCCCCGGCTGGTACGGGTCGACGACCAGAGCGTGGACACCGCCCAACGGGCCGACCGGGACAGCCTGTTGCACGGGCTGCCCGAGCAGGAGGCGGCCGAGCGGGCTCTGCACCGGTTCGCCGAGGCCCGGTTGCTGGTCGTGGACGAGCGGAGCGTCGCGCTGAGCCATGACGCCGTGCTGCGCAGCTGGCCGAGGCTGCGCGCCTGGGTGGATGCGGACCGCGACTGGCTGCGCGTCCGCCAGCGGCTCGCCGCCGACGCCGCGGCCTGGCTGGAGGCCGGCCGGGACCCTTCGCTGCTGTACCGCGGCACCCGGCTGGTCTCCGCTCGCGAAGGCGCCGCGGTGGACGAACTGCCTTCCCCGATGACCGAGTTCCTCGACCGCTCCGAGCGGTACGAGCGGCGCCGGATCCGGCGCACCCGGGCGGCCGTCGCGTCCCTGGTCGTGCTGACCCTGTTGTCGGTGAGCGCCGCCGGCCTGGCGGTCACCTTCCAGCGGGATGCCGATACCCAGCGGCAGCGCGCAGTGGCCCAGCTGGTCGCGGCCGAAGCCGCCGACCTGCGCGGCAGCCAGCCCGGTCTGGCCAAGCAACTCGCGGTGACGGCCTACAGGTTGGACCCTCGGGCGAACAGCGCCGCGTTGTTCGCCGCACTCGGAACGGACGGCGTCTTCGACGGCCAGGACCGTGTGGCGGACCTGGCACAGAGCGCGAGCGGGCGCCGCCTGGCCGTCTCGACGGGGAACGCGGTCGCGCTGTGGAGCACGGCGGGCGTCGGCGAAGAAGGGCGCGTCCGGCTCCCGGGCGTCGGCGCGGTCGCCCTGAGCCCGGATGGGCGGCTGCTCGCCGCGGCCGCCGGTCAGGCCGTGCGGCTGTGGGACATCGGCGACCCCGCCCACCCCCGGGAGCTCGCCGTACCTGCGGCGGCCGATCCGTCCGGCGTCACCGCACTGGCCGTCAGCCCGGACGGGCACCTGCTCGCCGCCGGTACGGACAACGGCGCGATCCGGCTCCTGGACCTGTCCACCCCGGCCGCGCCGAAGCCGTTCCCGGCGCTGACCGGCCACGCCGGGCTCGTCGACTCGCTGGCCTTCGCTCCGTCCGGCCGCACCCTGGCCAGTGCGGGTGCCGACAGGTCGGTGCACCTGTGGGATCTCGCCGCGCCCGCCCAGCCGGTCGCCCTGCCGAAGCTGGACGGCGGCCCGGTGCGCGGCGATCTCCAGCACAAGCCGCTGCACCGGCTGGCGTTCAGCCCGGACGGGCACCTGCTGGTCGGGCCCGGGGACGGCGACGACAATGCGCTCCGGCTCTGGGATGTCCGGAACACGGCCCAACCGCGCCTTGCGAAGACCGCCGACAAGGACCTGCCGGACTGCCGGGTGCGCCTGGTCTCGGTCGCGTTCAGCCCGGACGGCGGTCTGCTCGCCACCGTCTGTCAGCGCTCCACCGTGCTGTGGCAGATGGGCGCCGATCCGCTCGCCGTCAACACGCTGGAGGAGCCACCGATCGACGAGTACACCGACACCGGCGGCGGCGCCCTGTTCGTACCCGCAGGCAACCCGCTGCTGGCCAAGCCGGTGGGCGGTCTGCTGCTCACCGCCACCGGCCGGGGCGTCCACCTGACC
This genomic interval carries:
- a CDS encoding ArsR/SmtB family transcription factor, producing the protein MSHQPDEDVQRISTPLQHTALAHPLRQRLLFALSSGPSTISRLAAQLGANKGSISHHLRVLCEAGLVQDAGTRRVRGGTEKYYRRTAGRLLVAEPQAEGTAALLGAVAQELDRSPVDHVLTLRHLRLSPAKAARLAEALAALVDETEEDSEGEPVHGLLVTLYQQART
- a CDS encoding DUF4232 domain-containing protein encodes the protein MSSTSAASPAASGAAGSNGAGAAGASAKPAASGGSGASVTPAAPASRGGNAADRCHTADLKADIQMQPISAVGPTAMVMLTNKSSRTCTVHGYLGYGGLLADNGAVVTGSSRVAHPGQPVEVTLKPGVSAFSGLKWSSCDKAEPTCKVLGGITVTPPDETTQLTANLIGIDGKPVQQVLTVSAAGFTVGSLQPISQGVVFAS
- a CDS encoding nSTAND1 domain-containing NTPase, coding for MAKALSACRASSVVVVLDCCFSGRAQLGSRSPQQFTLPPAHGMYLLGSTEQLALAPEDEQYTTFTGALIKLLDEGDPRGPRLLTLDAAYEYLFRTLRARHGPLPRRQAGDRSGTLVLAVNPAQPEPVGEDEPEPSPGRCPYLGLESFAVDDADFFCGREQLVDALVRACAKALAERQPLIVVGPSGAGKSSVLHAGLVATLRRGVPELPGSAGWPSLLLRPGAHPLRGLAAALHPNGAAGTESLRADPDSAAALAAEALAKQSGKRLVLVVDQLEELFTVCRSRSERTAFLAALSALAAGSAALVVLALRADFYGQALEYPELAAALRDHQVQAAPMRPEELRAAIERPAALAGLTLDEGLADLLMHELGATRPTGPEPGTLPMLSHTLWAIWQRRRGARLTVAGLRATGGITRAIAATADDAYDRLDEAGRTALRRMLPRLVRVDDQSVDTAQRADRDSLLHGLPEQEAAERALHRFAEARLLVVDERSVALSHDAVLRSWPRLRAWVDADRDWLRVRQRLAADAAAWLEAGRDPSLLYRGTRLVSAREGAAVDELPSPMTEFLDRSERYERRRIRRTRAAVASLVVLTLLSVSAAGLAVTFQRDADTQRQRAVAQLVAAEAADLRGSQPGLAKQLAVTAYRLDPRANSAALFAALGTDGVFDGQDRVADLAQSASGRRLAVSTGNAVALWSTAGVGEEGRVRLPGVGAVALSPDGRLLAAAAGQAVRLWDIGDPAHPRELAVPAAADPSGVTALAVSPDGHLLAAGTDNGAIRLLDLSTPAAPKPFPALTGHAGLVDSLAFAPSGRTLASAGADRSVHLWDLAAPAQPVALPKLDGGPVRGDLQHKPLHRLAFSPDGHLLVGPGDGDDNALRLWDVRNTAQPRLAKTADKDLPDCRVRLVSVAFSPDGGLLATVCQRSTVLWQMGADPLAVNTLEEPPIDEYTDTGGGALFVPAGNPLLAKPVGGLLLTATGRGVHLTDVTNPFQSGAVASLGRSPSGFVVPVTFSSGSRRLVAWEGESDGALWDLSGDPPHHRLATLPGSGQLGAGGAAFSPDGRVLATGELGPDGTPVVRLRSTEQPGVPVLSTIDGLDNSAADLAFGPDGRTLAVADNNDNLDGRLAPTVKLYDLSDPVHPQRIAALPGVVWRLALSPDRRLLAGGGSDSLLLWDITDPRHPVALPSRPLTAGAVVSEPAFRPDGRWLAVADSTGATRLWPVAGGRVSDSDPAVFQSPASGPGIAFSPDGRTLAKTSMGDSYANVGPRYPHIELWDVDNPQVPTLRAVVSTSQTSGIRGSELAYSPDGKLIATIDATVDLWNTDQPTTLQIICQSVGDTITQDQWQRYVPGGTPYRKPCP